In Pseudoxanthobacter soli DSM 19599, the sequence CCATCGAGGCGTTAAGCGACCAGGCGCCGCCGAAGCACCAGCCGACCGTGCCGACCTTGCCGTTCACGAATGTCTGATCGCGCGCCCAGTAGATGGTCGAGGCCATCACGTCGAGCGCGGCTTCGGTGTCGAGCGACGACATCATCTGCTTGGCGACGGCCGGATCGGTGGTGGCCGGCTTGCCGTAGAGGTCGATGGCGATCGCGACATAGCCCTGATTGGCGAGCTCGACCGCCACGGCCTTGATCTGGTCGTTGAGGCCCCACCACTCATGGACCAGCACGACCGCCGGCGCCGGCCACTGCGCCGGCTTGGCGATCACGCCCGAGGCCTTGCGGTTGCCCATGGTCTGGAACGTGAACGGCTCGGCCTTGGCGGCCGCGGCCTGGGCGAGGGCGGAATCGGACAGCACGGCCGCGAGCGGAAGCGCCGCGAGCCCCGCGAGAAAGGCGCGCCGGTCGGTCGGCGTGATCACCAGGGGAGGCATCTTTGCGGATTCGCCGCATCCGTCGAGCGTACACATCTGCTTCCGTTCTCCCTCACTATGCGCAAGCTGGCCCAACCTAGAGACAGTCGGGGGCGATGAACAGGGGCCGGCTCCGACGAATTTTGGTCTCGAACCAAGAGTTTGGCGTCGGAAGTCGAAGCCGTGCCGCGCCTGTCCCCGTGTGAGCTTAGCCGCTGTCCATGACAGCCTCCACCATGCCCTTCGCAGGTTCCGTCGGCAAAGGCGCGTCCTGCCCGAAGCCGCGCGTTCCGGCCCGCGCCATGGCGGCATGGCGGCCGTGCGCCTGCGGCGTTTGACCGGGGTGGCCGGCGCGCTTAAGAAGCGCACGACGCCGGACGCCCTGGCGGTCGCAAGACCGGCATCCGGCCTTTCCTCAGCCCAGCCGGCCCGGTCCCATGTCGCACAACACCTTCGGTCACCTGTTCCGCGTCACGACCTGGGGCGAAAGCCACGGTCCCGCCATCGGCTGCGTTGTCGACGGCTGCCCGCCCGGCCTCGTCATCAGCGAGGCGGAGATTCAGGCGTTCCTCGACCGCCGCCGTCCCGGCCAGTCGCGTTTCACCACCCAGCGCCGGGAGCCGGACGAGGTGCGCATCCTGTCGGGCGTCGTCACCGATGCCGACGGCAACCTGCGCACCACCGGCACGCCGATCGCGCTCGAGATCCAGAACGTCGACCAGCGTTCGAAGGACTATTCCAACATCGCCGACCGTTATCGGCCGGGCCATGCCGATTTCACCTACGACGCCAAGTACGGCCTGCGCGATCCGCGCGGCGGCGGGCGTTCGTCGGCGCGCGAAACCGCGATGCGGGTTGCCGCCGGCGCGGTGGCCCGCAAGGTGCTGCCGGGCGTGACCATCCGCGGCGCGCTGGTGCAGATGGGGCCGCACGTCATCGACCGCGCCCGCTGGGACTGGGACGAGGTCGGCAACAACCCCTTCTTCTGCCCGGACCCCGTAGCCGCCGCCGAGTGGGAGATCTTCCTCGACGGCGTGCGCAAGGAAGGCTCGTCGACGGGCGCTGTGATCGAAGTGGTGGCGGAGGGCGTACCGGTGGGTCTCGGCGCCCCGCTCTACGGCAAGCTCGATCAGGATATCGCTTCGGCGCTGATGTCGATCAACGCGGTCAAGGGCGTGGAGATCGGCGAGGGCTTCGCCGCCGCGGCGCTTTCCGGCGAGGAGAACGCCGACGAGATGCGCATCGGCGAGGACGGCAAGCCCGTCTTTCTCTCCAATCATGCCGGCGGCATTCTGGGCGGCATCTCCTCGGGCCAGCCGATCGTCGCCCGCTTCGCGGTGAAGCCGACCTCGTCCATCCTCACGCCCCGGCGCAGCATCACCGCCTCGGGCGAGGAAATCGACGTGATGACCCGCGGCCGTCACGACCCCTGCGTCGGCATCCGCGCCGTTCCGGTGGGCGAGGCGATGCTCGCCATCGTCCTCGCCGACCATTTCCTGCGCAACCGCGGCCAGATCGGCTGATCGCGGTCCGCAGGTCGCGGCGAGCCGATCAGCCGACCAGCTTCTTCAGCTTCTCGATCGTCTCCGCCTCGGGCTCGGTATAGTCGACGGTGCCGGCGAAATTGCCGTTCCGGTCGAACAGCAGCACCGAGGCTGAGTGGTCCATGGTGTAGTCGTCCGCGCCCTCGCCGGTCTTCACCTTGCGCGCATAGACGCGATAGTTCCGTTCGATCTTCTTGATCTCGTCCATCGAGCCCGTCAGCCCGACGATGCGCGGATCGAACGCGGAGAGATAGTCCTTCATCTGGCTCGGCGTGTCGCGCTCGGGATCGACGGACACGAACACGAACGTGATGTCCTTGGCCTTGTCGCCGAGCGCGTTCAGCCAGTTGCCGGCGTCCGCGAGCGTGGTCGGGCACACGTCCGGGCAGTAGGTGAAGCCGAAGAACATCGCCCGGGCCTTGCCCTCGAAATTCTTCTCCGTGACCTGCTGGCCGTCGGTGCCGGTGAGCGTGAACGGCCCGCCGATGGTGACGGCGGAAGAACTCCCGCCAAACATGCGCGAGCCGGCCCAGCCCGCGACGGCGATTCCGACGCCGAGCACGGCCACCACGGCGAGGGTCCACAGCGTGAAGCGGGGCGATTTTCCTGGACGCATCGGTCAGTCGAACTCCTGTCGTGACCGGGCTCCATGGCCCGGAAGTGGCCTGCCGCCGGGGCGTCAGGCGGCGGGTTGCTGCGGGGACGCAGCGATATCGGCGGCGTCGGCCTTGGAAGGCGTGATCGGGCCCGCGACGGGGGCCGTCGCCGGCACGTCGAACGCGGCCTTGGCCTCCGCGGACGTCGGCTGACGCACCCGGATGCGGATCAGCACGAAGATCAGCAGCAGCGTCTGCATCGACGCCGTGAACAGGAACAGCGACGACGGCCCGAGCCGCGCCATCATGAGCGAGGCGAGCGCCGGGCCGAAGATCGAGCCCGCGCCGTTGGCCAGCAGCACGGTCGTCGCGGTCTGGACATAGCCGCCGGGCGGCGTCTTGTCGTAGGCGTGGGCGGCCGCGAGCGAATAGCCGGGCAGCGTCAGCGCGCCGAACAGGGCGCCGAAGATCATCAGCATCGTCACGTCCGACGGCGCCCGCCACAGCGCGATGCCGGACAGCGCCGCGCAGGTGAGCAGCGCCGCCAGCACCTTTCGTCGGTCGAAGCGGTCGGAGAGTTGCCCGACAGGCCACTGCGACAGCGCGCCGGCGACCACGGCGACGCTCATCAGCGTCGCGGAATCGTTGACGTCGAGCCCGTTGCCGGTGGCGAACACCGGCCCCAGGCTCCAGAACGCGCCGTTGGCGACGCCGATCATGAACACGCCGACGATGCCGACCGGCGCGGCGCGGTAGAGCGGCAGCGGATCGAACTTCACCTTGGCGATGGGGGCGGGCTGCGCGGAGCGCGTCAGAGCGACCGGGATCACGGCGAGCGAGCAGAGGATGGAGGCGATGGCAAAGGAATTGAAGGTGGTGATGGGGTTGAGGGTCACCAGCATCTGACCGCCGGTGATGGCACCGAAGTTCACGACGATATAGGCGGACATGATCAGGCCGCGGTTCTCGTTCGTCGCCCGGTCGTTCAGCCAACTCTCGATGATCAGGTAGAGCCCGGCGAGACAAAAGCCCGTGATGGCGCGCAGCACGATCCAGGCGATCGGATCGATCACCAGCGCGTGGCCGAGAACGGTCGCCGCCGCCGTGCCGACCATGGCGGTGAAGGCGCGGATATGGCCGGCGCGCTGCACCAGGAACGGCGCGATCAGGCACCCGGCGACGAAGCCGACATAATAGGCCGAGCCCATCAGGCCGAGCAGCGTCGCGCTGAAGTGATAGGCGGCGCCGCTGAGGGGCAGAAGCGTGAACTGAAGTCCGTTGCCGACCAGCAGCAAGGTCGTGCCGAGAAGGAGCGAGAGGACCGGGCGGAGCGTGGAGGTCATCGGGACGTCGGGCTCATGATGCGACCGGGCGGCACGGTGGATGGCACGCGCCGATCGCGCGCGACCGCGTGCCGTCGGCGAAACGGGCGAAGGCCCCGTCTTCACCGCCTCGCATGGCGAAAGCGTGATCGTCCGGCGCGTCCGCCCGAATGTACACCGACGATCCGGTTATGCACGGGGATTCGGGCGGGCAATCGCGCGCGTCAGGCGCTCATCGGGCGCGCGGACCGACGCACGGGGCGCGCAAGGGGCTGGCAACGGCCGGTACGTGTCACCGCGCGGCGAGATGCTCGCCCCACCATGCCATGTCGCGCTGCCAGGCGAGGTCGGCCGCCGCGCGGTCGAAGCGGGGCTCATCCTCGTTGGCGAAGCCGTGGTCGCAGGCATAGCGGAACACGCTGAAGGGCTGGCCGCTCGCCGCGAACCGGCGTTCCATCCGGTCTGCGTCGGCGGGCGTGCACCAGTGGTCGCGGTCGGCGAAGTGGGCCTGCACGGGGACACGCACCCGCGCGGCATCGTCGAGCGCATCGTCGGGAGCGCCGTAATAGGCCGATGCGGCATCGATATCCGCGAGGCGGATCGCACCGAGGATCGATACCACGCCGCCGAGGCAGAAGCCGGTCAGGCCGACGCGGCGTCCCTCGGCCTTGAGGAAACGCGCCGCGGCGCCCGCCACCTCGTCGGTCGCGGCGAGGAAATCGAGCGCGTTCATCGCCTGACCCGCGCCCTCGCGGTCGTGATAGGGGATGACCTTGCCGTCATAGAGATCGGGCGCGATCGCGGTGAAGCCGGCGGCGGCGTAGCGGTCGCAGACGCCCCTGATCTGGGCCTGCACGCCCCACCATTCCTGGATGACGACGATGCCGGGCGCGTCAGGTTCTGCGGCGCGCGCGAGATAGGCCGACACGCTTCTTCCGGCGGCGGTTTCAAGGACGATGCTTTCAGCCATGGATTCGCTCACGAATTTTAACAAAACGCGGCCGCTCTGATGCTGGTCGGGCAGCGTCGGGGCGAGGTCGGCAACGGCGCAGAACCTACCGCCGTGCCCGGCGCGGCGGAATGCGGAAAGCGATCGACCTGCATCGGCTTACGAACACGCGGCTCAATTCATGGGGCGAGTGCGGGCGGGGTGCGCCGTCAGACCGCGCTTACGAGGCCTTCGCCGGCCGCCGCCCGGACGGCGTCGGTCAGGCGGCGCAGCGCGGCGGCGTGGAGGCGGGTGACCGTCCAGTAGAGCGCGACGTCGACCCGGTGACCGGGCGCGAGTTCGATCAGTCGGCCGGCGGCGAGATGGGGCTCGACCATCACCCGGGGATGAATGCCCCAGCCGAGGCCGACCAGCGTCATGTCGAGGAAGCCGTGGGTCGAGGGTACCCAGTGCACGGGGCCGGCGAGTTCGATGCCGTGCGCCTCGCGCGCCCAGCGGGCCTGCAGGAAATCCCGCCGGTCGAACCGCAGATAGGGTGCCGCGCCAAGGGTTTGCGCCGTGATGCCGGAGGCGAAATGGCGTCGCGCGAAGGCCGGGCTCGCGCACGCCACGTAGCGCAGCGCGCCGAGCGCCAGCGTCCGGCAGCCCTGCACCGGCTCCCGCTCGGCCGTGACCGCGGCGAGAACATCACCGGCGCGCAGCCTCGCGGCGGTGTGGGCCTCGTCGTCGAGGGTGATGTCGAGCGACACGTCCGTCGCCGCGCCGAACCTCGCGGCCGCGGCCGGAAACCATGTCGCGAGGCTGTCGGCATTGACCGCGATCCGCAGCGTGACCCGCTCGCGCGCGGCAAGCACGCCTCCGCCGAGCGCGGGCGCGATGTCGTGCTCCAAGAGCCGGACGCGGTCGAGATGGGCACAGAGCGTGCGGCCGAGGTCCGTCGCCTCGCAGGGCTGCCCGCGCACCACCAGCACCGCGCCGAGGCGTTCCTCCAGCCCCCGCACCCGCTGCGAAACCGCGGAGGGCGTGATGCCGAGCACGGCGGCGGCGCGTTCGAACGAGCCTTCACGCACGACGGCCGCGACGGCGGCGAGGGAGGGATAATCCAGCATGAATGAAGCTGTGCTTCATCAGGCTTAGAAAAACAAGTTTCACTTCGCACGGGTTCCGGCGCACGAAGCCGCCATGGCACCGTTCGCTCTTCCGTTCATCACCGGCTTTCTTCTTTCCGCAGCGCTGATCATGGCGATCGGGGCGCAGAACCTGTTCGTGCTGCGGCAGGGGCTGCGGCGCGAGCATGTCGGCGCGATCGTGCTGTTCTGCGGTGCCGCCGACGCCTTGCTGATCACGGCGGGCGTCGCCGGAATGGGGGCGTTCCTGGCGGCGATCCCGAAGCTGACGGCGCTCCTCGCGCTCGGCGGCGCGGCCTTTCTCGGCTGGCACGGCATCACCGCGCTCAGGCGCGCGGCGACCGTTTCGGAAGCGATGGTGATCGCAGACGCCGCAGGGGTTACGCTGTCGCGGGCGCTGGCGGCGACCGCCGGGTTCACGCTGCTCAACCCCCACGTCTATCTCGACACCGTGCTTTTGATGGGCGCGGCGGGATCGGCCCAGCCGGCCGCGCTCAGGCCGCTTTTCGTGGCCGGCGCCGCGACCGCGAGCCTTCTGTGGTTCACGGCGCTCGGCTACGGCGCGGGGTTGTTGCGCCCGGTGTTCGCGCGGCCGGCGGCATGGCGCGCGCTTGACGCCTTCGTCGGCGTCGTGATGCTGGCGCTCGCCGCCTCGCTGGTGGTGCGCGCCTTCTCCGCGACGGCGTGATCGCAGCGCCCGGTGCTTCCGGGCGCCGCTGCGCCGTGCCTGCCGCTTCAGCCGTGATCGACGTGGTGCACGGCGTCGAGGATGACGTAGGCCACGGCCTGCGGCTGCGACAGCAGCGACATGTGGCTCGCGGCGAGTTCGACGGTGGTGGCCTTCAGCCGCGTCGCGAGCTCGCGCTGCAGGTCGACGCTGACGGCCCGGTCGTTGGCCGAAACGACGTACCAGCACGGCCTGCTGCTCCATACAGCGGTGCCGATCTTGTCGTTGAACGTGACCAGCGACAGGGGAGTCTGCACGACAGACAACACCCGCGCGTCCGCCTCGGGCAGGTCCTGGGCGACGTTGGCGATCCAGCTTTCGGTGCTCATCTTGAGGTAGCCGTCGCCGAACGGAACGACGCCGCCGAGCCCGGGCGGGGCCGGATGGGCGCCGACCTGATCGCCGGTCGACTGGCCGGCATCGGGAGCGAACGCCGCGACATAGACGAGGGCCTTCACCTTCGGGTCGTTGCCTGCCTCGGTGATGACCGTGCCGCCCCAGCTATGGCCGACCAGCACGACCGGCCCCTCGATGCTGTCGAGCGTTCGGCGTGTGGCGGCAACATCTTCTGCAAGCGAGGTCGTCGGGTTCTGCACGGCAATCACCTCGACGCCATCGCGCTGCAGCAGCGGAATGACGGCGCGCCAGCTCGATGCGTCGGCCCATGCGCCGTGAACGAGAACGACGGTTGCGGGCTTGTCCGTGGTCGTCATGGCCTTCTGTCCCCCTTTACGTGACGCAATCTGGTGCGGGCTGCCGCCGGGGAGGCGGGAGCCGTACGCACCAGGTCATTGACGAGATTCATGTGGATCAAATGATCCCATCTGATCGCAAGGTGTCCTAGCCGCGCCAGCTTTCGAGAAAGTCGAGCAGGAGCGGGTTGACGACGTCCGGCCGTTCCTCATGCGGGAGGTGGCCGCAGCGCTCGACAGGCACGGCGATGAGATCGTCGGCCATCTCCGCCCAGACCTGCGCCATATCGAACGTCTTGCCGACGGCCCCGAAATCCGCCCCCCACAGCGAGAGCACGGGACAGCCGATCTTGACGTCGGCATCGACGAGATCCTGCGCGTTATCTTCCGCGTTGGCGCGATAGTCGGCCATGGCGCCCCGAACGGCGCCGGGTGCGCGATAGGCCGCGACATAGGCATCGAAATCCGCGCCCGAGATGGCGTGCGGGTTGAAGCACCAGTCTGAGAAGAAATGCCGGAGCCAGATGTCCTCGCGACCATAGATCAGCGCCTCCGGCAGATCCGGCACGAGATGGAACATGAAGAACCAGTAGGCGCGGGCAATCTGCGCGTTCATGCTGCGCGCGACGATCCGGGTCGGCACATTGTCCATGACGACGAGGCGGTCCAGCAGGCCCGGATGGTCTTTCGCGAAGCGCGTGGCGACGCGGGCACCGCGGTCATGGCCGACGAGCGCGATCCGGCCGATATCGAGCGTCTTCAGGAGTTCGACGAGGTCGAGCGCCATATTGCGCTTGTCGTAGCCGGTGGCCGGCTTGTCGGTCTCGCCGTAGCCGCGCAGGTCGGGCGCGATGACGCGATAGCGCTCGGCCAGCACGGGGATCTGGTGCCGCCAGGCATAGCTGGTCTCGGGAAAGCCATGCAGCAGCACCACCGGCGGACCCGAGCCCGCCTCCAGATAGTGCTGGCGGATGCCGTTGGCGCGCACGGTGTGGTGGCGGATCTCTGTCATCTGTCCCGCTTTCGGCAAAGGAAACGCGCCGGGCGCCCGCAATGCGGTGCGCCCGTTCCCGGCATCGTGCCCGGTCTGTATCGTGCCCAAAGGGCTGCGGATGCCGGTCGCTGGCGGCTTCGAGCCGCCAGCGGCGCGGCCTGGAGGCTTAGAGCATAACCCGTTCAGATAGCCCCGATCTGAAGGACAAGCATATGCTCAAGCTTTTGAATCTGCAGCGATTTCTTGTCGATCTGATGAGTTCACCAGATCGGAAAGCGCTCTACGCCTTCACGAAGGCGAGCAGGTCCGGGTTGATCACGTCGGCATGGGTGGTGAGCATGCCGTGGGGATAGCCCTTGTAGACCTTGAGCGTGCCGTTCTTCAGCAGCTTGACCGACTTCA encodes:
- a CDS encoding dienelactone hydrolase family protein is translated as MCTLDGCGESAKMPPLVITPTDRRAFLAGLAALPLAAVLSDSALAQAAAAKAEPFTFQTMGNRKASGVIAKPAQWPAPAVVLVHEWWGLNDQIKAVAVELANQGYVAIAIDLYGKPATTDPAVAKQMMSSLDTEAALDVMASTIYWARDQTFVNGKVGTVGWCFGGAWSLNASMAAPVDATVIYYGNVERSVNQLRSLMGPVIGHFGTKDTSIPESMVKQFAENMQAADKSLTVYWYDADHAFANPTGARYDAADAAQAWERTLAFFQANLTT
- the aroC gene encoding chorismate synthase, which codes for MSHNTFGHLFRVTTWGESHGPAIGCVVDGCPPGLVISEAEIQAFLDRRRPGQSRFTTQRREPDEVRILSGVVTDADGNLRTTGTPIALEIQNVDQRSKDYSNIADRYRPGHADFTYDAKYGLRDPRGGGRSSARETAMRVAAGAVARKVLPGVTIRGALVQMGPHVIDRARWDWDEVGNNPFFCPDPVAAAEWEIFLDGVRKEGSSTGAVIEVVAEGVPVGLGAPLYGKLDQDIASALMSINAVKGVEIGEGFAAAALSGEENADEMRIGEDGKPVFLSNHAGGILGGISSGQPIVARFAVKPTSSILTPRRSITASGEEIDVMTRGRHDPCVGIRAVPVGEAMLAIVLADHFLRNRGQIG
- a CDS encoding SCO family protein, encoding MRPGKSPRFTLWTLAVVAVLGVGIAVAGWAGSRMFGGSSSAVTIGGPFTLTGTDGQQVTEKNFEGKARAMFFGFTYCPDVCPTTLADAGNWLNALGDKAKDITFVFVSVDPERDTPSQMKDYLSAFDPRIVGLTGSMDEIKKIERNYRVYARKVKTGEGADDYTMDHSASVLLFDRNGNFAGTVDYTEPEAETIEKLKKLVG
- a CDS encoding MFS transporter; its protein translation is MTSTLRPVLSLLLGTTLLLVGNGLQFTLLPLSGAAYHFSATLLGLMGSAYYVGFVAGCLIAPFLVQRAGHIRAFTAMVGTAAATVLGHALVIDPIAWIVLRAITGFCLAGLYLIIESWLNDRATNENRGLIMSAYIVVNFGAITGGQMLVTLNPITTFNSFAIASILCSLAVIPVALTRSAQPAPIAKVKFDPLPLYRAAPVGIVGVFMIGVANGAFWSLGPVFATGNGLDVNDSATLMSVAVVAGALSQWPVGQLSDRFDRRKVLAALLTCAALSGIALWRAPSDVTMLMIFGALFGALTLPGYSLAAAHAYDKTPPGGYVQTATTVLLANGAGSIFGPALASLMMARLGPSSLFLFTASMQTLLLIFVLIRIRVRQPTSAEAKAAFDVPATAPVAGPITPSKADAADIAASPQQPAA
- a CDS encoding dienelactone hydrolase family protein — encoded protein: MAESIVLETAAGRSVSAYLARAAEPDAPGIVVIQEWWGVQAQIRGVCDRYAAAGFTAIAPDLYDGKVIPYHDREGAGQAMNALDFLAATDEVAGAAARFLKAEGRRVGLTGFCLGGVVSILGAIRLADIDAASAYYGAPDDALDDAARVRVPVQAHFADRDHWCTPADADRMERRFAASGQPFSVFRYACDHGFANEDEPRFDRAAADLAWQRDMAWWGEHLAAR
- a CDS encoding LysR family transcriptional regulator ArgP; the encoded protein is MLDYPSLAAVAAVVREGSFERAAAVLGITPSAVSQRVRGLEERLGAVLVVRGQPCEATDLGRTLCAHLDRVRLLEHDIAPALGGGVLAARERVTLRIAVNADSLATWFPAAAARFGAATDVSLDITLDDEAHTAARLRAGDVLAAVTAEREPVQGCRTLALGALRYVACASPAFARRHFASGITAQTLGAAPYLRFDRRDFLQARWAREAHGIELAGPVHWVPSTHGFLDMTLVGLGWGIHPRVMVEPHLAAGRLIELAPGHRVDVALYWTVTRLHAAALRRLTDAVRAAAGEGLVSAV
- a CDS encoding LysE/ArgO family amino acid transporter: MAPFALPFITGFLLSAALIMAIGAQNLFVLRQGLRREHVGAIVLFCGAADALLITAGVAGMGAFLAAIPKLTALLALGGAAFLGWHGITALRRAATVSEAMVIADAAGVTLSRALAATAGFTLLNPHVYLDTVLLMGAAGSAQPAALRPLFVAGAATASLLWFTALGYGAGLLRPVFARPAAWRALDAFVGVVMLALAASLVVRAFSATA
- a CDS encoding alpha/beta fold hydrolase encodes the protein MTTTDKPATVVLVHGAWADASSWRAVIPLLQRDGVEVIAVQNPTTSLAEDVAATRRTLDSIEGPVVLVGHSWGGTVITEAGNDPKVKALVYVAAFAPDAGQSTGDQVGAHPAPPGLGGVVPFGDGYLKMSTESWIANVAQDLPEADARVLSVVQTPLSLVTFNDKIGTAVWSSRPCWYVVSANDRAVSVDLQRELATRLKATTVELAASHMSLLSQPQAVAYVILDAVHHVDHG
- a CDS encoding alpha/beta fold hydrolase, whose protein sequence is MTEIRHHTVRANGIRQHYLEAGSGPPVVLLHGFPETSYAWRHQIPVLAERYRVIAPDLRGYGETDKPATGYDKRNMALDLVELLKTLDIGRIALVGHDRGARVATRFAKDHPGLLDRLVVMDNVPTRIVARSMNAQIARAYWFFMFHLVPDLPEALIYGREDIWLRHFFSDWCFNPHAISGADFDAYVAAYRAPGAVRGAMADYRANAEDNAQDLVDADVKIGCPVLSLWGADFGAVGKTFDMAQVWAEMADDLIAVPVERCGHLPHEERPDVVNPLLLDFLESWRG